The DNA sequence TCAGTAGGATTTATTGCAATTCTGATAATTTCATCACGAATTGATTTATTATTCGTGATTTCTCCAAAAATTAAAATAGTCCAATATTTCCAAACTTCGTCATTTGTTTTTAGAATTTGCAGAATTTCAAAAGTGATATTTTCATGGATACTAGCTAAATATTCTGAAATAGGTTTTGCTACGGACCAATTACAATCTTGAATCCACTCCAATAATTCTGGAACAATTGATTTTATTTCTAAGTAGGAGTAGTTCTTTAAATTTTCAGCTCTTTCAATATCAAATTTATCTTTCGGAATTAAATTTTCAATGTTCTTATCCATTTTTATTTCCATTTAATTTTTAAATACTGAAAACTGCGACTGTAAACTACTCCACCAACCAATTCTTAAAATCAAAGAAATTCTGAGGCGCCACACCGTGACCAACAGGATATTCTTTATAAACAGCAGGAATATGTAATTTTTCTAAAATTGCCGGAGTTTTTCTCGCCCAGTCAATTGGGATAACCTGATCTACAGTTCCGTGAGAAGCAAATATTTTCAGGTTTTTGAAGTCGTTTTGCTCGTAACCTTCTTTTATGATTTCGTCATTAAAATAACCGCTCATCGCAACTACTTTCTGAATCTTTTCCGGATAAGAAAGTGCCACTGCATAACTTAAAATCGACCCCTGACTGAAACCAATTAAAGTAACATTATTAGCGTCAATAGGATATGTAGCTAC is a window from the Flavobacterium cupriresistens genome containing:
- a CDS encoding DUF5071 domain-containing protein — encoded protein: MDKNIENLIPKDKFDIERAENLKNYSYLEIKSIVPELLEWIQDCNWSVAKPISEYLASIHENITFEILQILKTNDEVWKYWTILIFGEITNNKSIRDEIIRIAINPTENEIAEEVDKVANDIIKVRNWN
- a CDS encoding alpha/beta hydrolase, whose amino-acid sequence is MNLSLEYKIQEPKVILDKNPVLLLLHGYGSNEADLFSFATELPDHYYIISARAPYDIQYGAYAWYAINFDADQNKFSDNEQAKTSRDLIATFVDELVATYPIDANNVTLIGFSQGSILSYAVALSYPEKIQKVVAMSGYFNDEIIKEGYEQNDFKNLKIFASHGTVDQVIPIDWARKTPAILEKLHIPAVYKEYPVGHGVAPQNFFDFKNWLVE